A stretch of the Asticcacaulis sp. ZE23SCel15 genome encodes the following:
- the copC gene encoding copper homeostasis periplasmic binding protein CopC, translating into MKKLMNLIAAATLMVAATVSTQALAHAKLQTAMPATGSTGPSPKTIMLHFNEKMAAKLSSFDVTTADGTKVDVTPTVDSSGMMMTAKPKAPLAPGLYKVNWHAVTSDGHRVTGEFTFTVK; encoded by the coding sequence ATGAAAAAGTTGATGAACCTGATCGCGGCCGCCACCCTGATGGTCGCCGCTACCGTTTCGACGCAGGCTTTGGCCCACGCCAAGTTGCAAACCGCAATGCCGGCGACGGGGTCAACAGGGCCTTCACCCAAGACCATCATGCTGCACTTCAATGAAAAGATGGCCGCCAAGCTGTCGAGCTTTGACGTCACGACCGCCGATGGCACCAAGGTTGATGTCACGCCGACCGTGGATTCCAGCGGCATGATGATGACGGCCAAGCCCAAGGCACCACTGGCCCCCGGCCTTTATAAGGTCAACTGGCACGCGGTCACGTCCGATGGCCACCGGGTCACCGGCGAGTTCACCTTCACCGTGAAATAG
- a CDS encoding copper resistance protein B, translated as MTIITKTLMAAALMALPGLSNAAENATHDHVGATYHAVKLETDFGRTKNTDTASWDVDAWFGGDTHKLKLISEGELTDGDLEKAEVWGLYSRNVATFWDAQVGLRYDAEPKGHTYLTAGVEGLAPYFFETGAHLFVRDDGAVSARLRQENEWLLTNRLIMQPYAEVNLNAKEDALIGLGSGLTSAEIGLQTRYEFSRRFAPYVDLRYERKFGDTAEFARAEGEKSETLSLNVGIRWLF; from the coding sequence ATGACCATCATAACTAAAACCCTGATGGCCGCGGCCCTGATGGCCCTGCCCGGCCTCAGTAATGCCGCAGAAAACGCCACCCACGATCATGTGGGCGCGACCTATCATGCGGTCAAACTGGAAACGGATTTTGGGCGCACTAAAAATACGGATACTGCGTCGTGGGACGTAGACGCCTGGTTCGGCGGCGATACCCATAAGCTGAAACTGATCAGCGAAGGGGAACTCACCGACGGCGATCTTGAAAAGGCCGAAGTCTGGGGCCTCTACAGCCGCAATGTCGCCACCTTCTGGGATGCACAGGTCGGCTTAAGGTATGATGCCGAACCCAAGGGCCATACTTACCTTACGGCAGGCGTTGAAGGCCTCGCTCCCTATTTCTTTGAAACCGGCGCCCATTTGTTCGTTCGGGACGATGGCGCGGTCAGCGCGCGTCTGCGTCAGGAAAACGAATGGCTGCTGACCAATCGCCTGATTATGCAGCCCTATGCCGAGGTCAATCTTAACGCCAAAGAGGATGCCCTGATCGGTCTGGGCTCCGGCCTGACGTCAGCCGAAATCGGTCTGCAAACCCGGTACGAATTCAGCCGCCGTTTTGCGCCCTATGTCGACCTTCGTTACGAGCGCAAATTTGGCGACACCGCTGAGTTTGCCCGCGCTGAGGGCGAAAAGTCTGAAACCCTCTCTCTTAATGTCGGCATTCGCTGGCTGTTTTAA
- a CDS encoding copper resistance system multicopper oxidase: MKHAIIAGLCLWNMGLWGLALMPVIATAETREYTLTIDRQDVTITGEKLSKITVNGTIPGPVLRFSEGDDAVIHVKNAMKREATSVHWHGVLLPGLMDGAPGYNGFKGIQPGETFTYRFPIRQSGTYWYHAHTMGQEQEGLYAGIVIDPKIPEPIKADRDYVVLLSDFNRETADQILGNLKKSSDYYQYKRRTVGDFFNDVRRQGFSKALKTSGEWGKMRMLPSDLSDVTGYHFLVNGMTNDQNWTGMFTPGEKVRLRFINASAMTMYDIRIPGLKMTVVAADGQPVVPVEVDEFRFGNAETYDVIVEPKDDKAYTIAAESLDREGFALGTLAPREGLRGDIPAQRPRATLTMSDMNMEIMMRDDPDMDMSDMADSGWAQTGAPEGTKVLSYSDLESLTPQTDTREPTREITVRLGGNMERYIWTINGKTFDPKDGIETTFNERVRIIYINETMMAHPVHLHGMFVQLENGQSMGSLPNKHTLIVPPGQSASVLLTANEVGNWPLHCHLLYHMSSGMMTSFIVHKQGVPIASPEASPHKEAGHDHHN, encoded by the coding sequence ATGAAACACGCAATTATTGCGGGCCTTTGTTTATGGAACATGGGGCTGTGGGGGCTGGCGCTTATGCCCGTCATTGCCACCGCTGAAACCCGCGAATATACCCTGACGATCGACCGTCAGGATGTCACCATCACCGGTGAAAAGCTGAGTAAGATTACCGTCAACGGCACTATTCCGGGGCCGGTGCTGCGCTTTAGCGAGGGCGATGACGCGGTCATCCACGTCAAAAACGCCATGAAGCGTGAAGCGACCTCTGTGCACTGGCACGGCGTTCTGCTGCCCGGCCTGATGGACGGCGCGCCCGGCTATAATGGCTTTAAAGGCATTCAGCCCGGTGAAACCTTCACCTACCGCTTCCCTATTCGTCAATCCGGCACCTACTGGTATCACGCGCACACCATGGGGCAGGAACAGGAAGGCCTTTATGCGGGCATTGTTATTGATCCAAAGATACCGGAGCCTATTAAAGCTGACCGCGATTATGTCGTATTGCTGTCGGATTTTAATCGTGAAACGGCCGATCAAATTCTCGGCAACCTCAAAAAATCCTCAGATTATTATCAATACAAGCGCCGCACGGTCGGTGATTTTTTCAACGATGTCCGCCGGCAGGGATTTTCCAAAGCGCTGAAAACCTCCGGTGAGTGGGGCAAGATGCGCATGTTGCCATCTGACCTGTCCGACGTCACCGGCTATCATTTTCTGGTCAATGGCATGACCAATGATCAGAACTGGACTGGGATGTTTACCCCCGGCGAAAAGGTACGACTGCGCTTCATCAATGCTTCGGCCATGACCATGTACGATATACGTATTCCGGGGCTAAAGATGACGGTCGTCGCGGCTGATGGCCAGCCCGTCGTGCCGGTCGAGGTCGACGAGTTCCGCTTTGGCAATGCCGAAACCTATGACGTAATTGTCGAGCCCAAGGATGATAAGGCCTATACCATTGCAGCCGAGTCCCTTGACCGTGAAGGCTTTGCCCTGGGCACCCTCGCTCCGCGCGAAGGACTGCGTGGCGATATCCCGGCTCAACGTCCGCGCGCTACCCTGACCATGTCAGACATGAACATGGAAATAATGATGCGCGATGATCCAGACATGGACATGTCTGACATGGCCGATAGCGGCTGGGCACAAACGGGCGCACCTGAAGGCACTAAGGTATTGAGTTACAGTGATCTGGAAAGCCTGACACCTCAGACCGATACCCGCGAACCTACCCGCGAAATCACCGTGCGATTGGGCGGCAATATGGAGCGCTATATCTGGACGATCAACGGCAAGACCTTTGATCCGAAGGATGGTATTGAGACCACCTTCAATGAGCGGGTGCGCATCATCTACATCAACGAAACCATGATGGCCCATCCCGTCCACCTGCACGGCATGTTCGTGCAATTGGAAAACGGTCAGTCGATGGGCTCTCTGCCCAATAAGCATACCCTGATCGTCCCACCGGGGCAAAGCGCTTCGGTGCTGTTGACCGCTAATGAGGTCGGCAACTGGCCGCTGCATTGTCACCTGCTTTACCACATGTCGTCGGGCATGATGACCAGCTTTATCGTCCATAAACAGGGGGTGCCCATCGCATCACCCGAAGCGTCTCCTCATAAGGAGGCTGGCCATGACCATCATAACTAA
- a CDS encoding cupin domain-containing protein, translated as MTRRLITFNLDNLGEPREYTPPADRVIEGDIICRNWDIDSAKDGAVRAGIFKSTPGTNRSIKGEAWEFCAILSGVAEITEDDHEPITYRAGDYFIMKPGYTGTWRTIETVRKIWVIA; from the coding sequence ATGACCCGACGCCTTATTACCTTCAATCTCGACAATCTGGGTGAACCGCGTGAATATACGCCGCCGGCCGATCGGGTGATCGAAGGCGACATTATTTGTCGAAACTGGGATATCGACAGTGCCAAAGACGGGGCCGTGCGTGCTGGAATATTCAAGTCAACCCCCGGCACCAACCGCTCAATCAAGGGGGAGGCCTGGGAATTTTGCGCCATATTGTCAGGCGTGGCGGAGATCACCGAAGACGACCATGAGCCTATCACTTACCGTGCCGGCGATTATTTCATCATGAAGCCAGGGTACACCGGCACATGGCGGACGATTGAAACCGTGCGCAAAATCTGGGTTATCGCCTGA
- a CDS encoding pectinesterase family protein, whose amino-acid sequence MSRRTARLIPFLAALAFAAPAMADTHYTVSPSCGDQKHCFTRLQSALDTAKADTSDQWITIKVAAGDYYEKVTISRHKIRLIGAGPVHTRLHYDAVAETAGKYHRRNWGTPGSATLTINADQVTVEGITVENTFDYLTNDALPDAEPKKISNSQGVAVLLDIDSDRVLIRDAALIGYQDTLFANGKRAVIRDSLISGNIDFIFGNGQVLIEDSEIRTRNRAVAIAPGEFHSYLLAPSTPLSQPVGIVVYRSKLTREAGVPDHSVALGRPWHPTTTFADGRYADPYAVGQASFIDCVMDAHIHPDHWTSMNGTARDGTKTAIFHPQNSRFFETGSTGPGAAHRDIGITWKDALDIKAVRRHLSPGWPEASAP is encoded by the coding sequence ATGTCGCGACGCACCGCCCGCCTTATCCCCTTTCTGGCAGCTCTGGCTTTTGCCGCTCCGGCGATGGCCGATACGCACTATACCGTTAGCCCGTCTTGCGGGGATCAAAAGCACTGCTTTACCCGCCTGCAATCCGCACTGGATACCGCCAAGGCCGATACCAGCGATCAGTGGATTACCATCAAGGTCGCGGCGGGCGATTACTATGAAAAAGTCACGATCAGCCGCCATAAAATCCGCCTCATAGGCGCTGGCCCCGTTCACACCCGCCTGCATTACGATGCTGTGGCCGAGACCGCAGGCAAATATCACCGCCGCAACTGGGGCACGCCGGGTTCTGCCACCTTAACTATCAATGCCGATCAGGTTACGGTCGAAGGTATCACAGTAGAGAACACCTTCGATTATCTGACCAACGACGCCCTGCCCGATGCCGAACCGAAGAAGATTTCCAATTCCCAAGGCGTCGCCGTTCTGCTCGATATCGACAGCGACCGGGTGCTGATCCGTGACGCGGCCCTCATCGGCTATCAGGACACCCTGTTTGCCAATGGCAAGCGCGCCGTGATCCGCGACAGCCTGATCTCTGGTAATATCGACTTCATTTTCGGCAATGGTCAGGTTCTGATCGAAGACAGCGAAATCCGCACGCGCAACCGCGCTGTGGCCATAGCGCCCGGTGAGTTTCATTCCTATCTGCTGGCCCCCTCTACGCCCCTTAGCCAGCCGGTCGGGATTGTGGTCTATCGCTCAAAGCTTACCCGTGAAGCCGGTGTCCCCGATCATTCGGTAGCCCTTGGTCGCCCATGGCATCCGACCACCACCTTTGCCGATGGCCGCTACGCCGATCCGTATGCCGTTGGACAGGCTTCGTTCATTGACTGCGTTATGGACGCGCACATCCATCCCGACCACTGGACCAGCATGAATGGCACCGCCCGCGACGGCACCAAAACTGCCATTTTCCACCCCCAAAACTCACGCTTTTTTGAAACCGGCTCCACAGGCCCCGGTGCGGCCCACCGCGATATTGGTATCACCTGGAAAGACGCGCTGGATATCAAAGCCGTGCGCCGCCACCTGTCCCCTGGCTGGCCCGAAGCATCCGCCCCTTAA
- a CDS encoding alpha/beta hydrolase, with product MRLFLTKLAVVMALSGPVLAGELIPVDDSYTISQRYERYKNEYAGITWPVSTFQTGQQVLFDRHYKSVGARELHIDVFLPAPEVKNGKGIVLVHGGGWRSGSKSHFYGLANRLAQKGYAVFLPEFRLSPEAPYPAGLMDVNDALVWVKSQADSFGIDRNKLAIGGASSGGQMAALLAYTADKPLFKTTPSDDTRVSALIDIDGVLDFTTPLALQFENAAGKSSAAGLWLGGATEDVPDRWREASAAQHAGPQSPPTLVISSGIPRFTAGREIVEAKLKAQGIRYRYTAFENAPHDIWLFDPWFGQIVDQINSFLSEK from the coding sequence ATGCGTTTGTTTTTGACGAAACTGGCTGTGGTTATGGCCCTGTCCGGCCCCGTGCTGGCGGGTGAGCTTATCCCCGTTGACGACAGCTATACGATTTCCCAGCGCTATGAGCGCTATAAGAATGAGTATGCGGGCATCACCTGGCCCGTCTCGACGTTCCAGACCGGCCAGCAAGTCCTGTTTGACCGCCACTATAAGTCGGTCGGTGCGCGCGAACTGCATATCGATGTGTTCCTGCCTGCGCCCGAAGTCAAAAACGGCAAAGGCATTGTTCTGGTGCATGGCGGGGGCTGGCGTTCGGGCAGCAAATCCCATTTCTACGGTCTGGCCAACCGGCTGGCGCAAAAGGGTTATGCGGTCTTCCTGCCGGAGTTTCGCCTGTCACCCGAAGCGCCCTATCCGGCGGGGCTGATGGATGTCAATGACGCCCTTGTGTGGGTGAAATCTCAGGCCGACAGCTTTGGCATCGACCGCAATAAGCTGGCGATCGGCGGGGCCTCATCCGGCGGCCAGATGGCGGCATTGCTGGCCTACACCGCCGATAAGCCCCTGTTCAAGACCACGCCCAGCGACGACACGCGGGTCAGCGCGCTGATTGATATCGACGGCGTGCTGGATTTTACCACGCCTCTGGCCCTGCAGTTTGAGAACGCCGCCGGAAAAAGTTCGGCCGCCGGTCTGTGGCTGGGCGGGGCGACGGAAGATGTCCCCGACCGCTGGCGCGAAGCCAGTGCGGCCCAACATGCCGGTCCGCAGTCGCCGCCTACTCTGGTCATCAGCAGCGGCATCCCGCGTTTCACCGCCGGTCGGGAAATCGTCGAGGCCAAGCTCAAAGCGCAGGGCATTCGTTACCGCTACACGGCCTTTGAAAATGCCCCGCATGATATCTGGCTGTTCGACCCGTGGTTCGGACAGATCGTTGACCAGATCAATTCATTCCTGTCCGAAAAATAA
- a CDS encoding TonB-dependent receptor, whose amino-acid sequence MTNAFMRAFNGPLLLASGTLLMVSASPVLAQNAVKSFSVPAQAAEKGIPQFAQQANIQLMAPEKLVKGKQTAAVEGNMPVREGLERLLAGTNLTPVTQSNNIIVLAENTSVPAARAPSVIKTAYEATATAADEPVSDGDVTEVIVTGIRGSLSKARSIKRRAPNAIESIVAEDIGKMPDLNLAESIQRVPGVAMSREGGEGRNITLRGFGPDFTRTTLNGMEVPASSDGLDTGGVTLNAGRAFDFHLFASELFNRIDIEKSQKASTEEGGIAGTVNLYSARPFDFRKDFTVSASAQGNYNTLNKKIDPRVALLVSKTFADGKFGALVSVAASERTVHQEGYSSVRWTSPFVNGNSWADTNPTVTGTPSGDCGAADPLDCLWAPRLPRADYFGNDQKRVGLTGSFQYRPSDDLLITLDVLHSELTNDRLSYNSMEWLLTHGVAGNYTGQTPRSFTVGADGKTLVAAAFDDVTSWYESRHQKSESAFDQVVLSGKYNVSDSLTLEAMIGKAVDDADRSELRFYYRSVPHYYAYDYSGNEYVPEISFGSYDPNNADNYINAQTASNRINTVKKENFTSRFDATYAVDRLSLKAGLSYNDRTVSYTEGLGAAPTFDPSDYTKPFPVSDFGDGLDGPGLLPFRVADFDAIAAAGIIPAGYTNNAGAAWKVGEETIGAYGEINAEFDIAGMPLRTNAGLRYVKTNVTSQALVSGTPVEVNVSYDNYLPSINAALDVRSDLVVRASYGRSMTRPGLSTLNIAGPVFGYTTRTVGNVGNPSLKPYESNDLDLGVEWYFGSEGLLALTVFNKDIVRSLRTDVVTQMIDPSFWPAIYADPLYDTSYNADPAAVPYTFTIPVNNDDGNNVKGFEITYNQPFTFLPGIWSNFGVASNYTHVEAEDSTGLSPNSYNMTLYYDTETFGARLSVNKRDDYLLSEPGGNGHVQERKYGPTHVDLASFYNVTPRLTLTFEGINITDEVERIYGTGDTGSMDLTREYTHTGAQWILGLRYKY is encoded by the coding sequence ATGACGAATGCATTTATGCGCGCGTTTAACGGCCCTTTGCTGCTCGCCAGTGGGACGTTGCTTATGGTTTCGGCTTCGCCTGTTCTGGCTCAGAACGCGGTCAAGTCATTTAGTGTACCGGCGCAAGCGGCTGAAAAAGGGATACCTCAGTTCGCCCAGCAGGCCAATATCCAGCTCATGGCTCCGGAAAAACTGGTCAAGGGCAAGCAGACCGCGGCGGTTGAAGGCAATATGCCGGTGCGCGAAGGCTTAGAGCGCCTGCTGGCAGGCACCAACCTGACACCGGTTACCCAGTCCAACAATATCATTGTTTTAGCCGAAAACACCTCGGTGCCTGCGGCCCGCGCGCCGTCCGTCATCAAGACCGCCTATGAGGCGACCGCGACCGCTGCTGACGAGCCGGTCAGTGACGGCGATGTCACCGAAGTTATCGTCACCGGTATTCGCGGCTCGCTCAGCAAGGCGCGCTCCATCAAGCGCCGGGCACCGAACGCGATTGAGAGCATCGTCGCTGAGGACATCGGCAAGATGCCCGACCTCAATCTGGCCGAATCCATTCAGCGCGTTCCCGGCGTGGCCATGTCCCGCGAAGGTGGCGAAGGCCGTAACATCACCCTGCGCGGCTTTGGCCCTGACTTTACCCGCACCACGCTTAACGGTATGGAAGTGCCCGCCAGCAGTGACGGCCTCGATACCGGCGGCGTCACGCTGAATGCCGGACGCGCCTTTGATTTCCATCTGTTTGCCTCTGAGCTTTTTAACCGCATCGACATCGAAAAAAGCCAGAAGGCTTCCACCGAAGAAGGCGGCATTGCTGGTACGGTCAATCTCTATTCGGCCCGCCCGTTCGATTTCCGCAAAGACTTCACCGTCTCGGCCTCGGCCCAAGGCAATTACAATACCCTGAACAAAAAGATTGATCCCCGCGTCGCCCTTCTGGTCAGCAAGACCTTTGCCGACGGAAAGTTCGGGGCCCTGGTCTCGGTCGCGGCGTCTGAGCGCACCGTGCATCAGGAAGGCTATTCCAGCGTTCGCTGGACCTCGCCGTTCGTCAACGGCAATTCCTGGGCCGACACCAATCCGACCGTCACCGGCACGCCGTCCGGCGACTGCGGTGCCGCCGATCCGCTCGATTGCCTGTGGGCCCCGCGCCTGCCGCGCGCCGACTATTTCGGCAATGACCAGAAACGGGTCGGCCTGACCGGCTCCTTTCAGTACCGGCCTTCGGACGATCTGCTGATCACGCTGGATGTGCTCCATTCGGAACTGACTAATGATCGCCTAAGCTATAATTCGATGGAATGGCTGCTGACCCACGGTGTGGCCGGCAACTATACCGGCCAAACGCCACGGTCCTTTACGGTTGGTGCCGATGGCAAAACTCTGGTGGCCGCCGCCTTCGATGATGTCACCTCCTGGTACGAAAGCCGTCATCAGAAGTCAGAGTCAGCCTTTGATCAGGTCGTCCTGTCGGGCAAGTATAATGTCAGTGACAGCCTGACGCTGGAGGCCATGATCGGTAAGGCGGTCGATGACGCCGACCGCTCGGAACTGCGTTTCTATTACCGGTCGGTGCCGCACTATTACGCCTATGACTACAGCGGCAACGAATATGTGCCGGAAATCAGCTTCGGCAGCTATGACCCGAACAATGCCGACAACTATATCAACGCCCAGACCGCTTCCAACCGCATCAATACCGTCAAGAAGGAAAACTTCACCTCACGGTTTGACGCCACCTATGCGGTGGATCGTCTGTCACTCAAGGCGGGCCTGAGCTATAATGACCGCACGGTCAGCTATACCGAAGGCTTAGGTGCGGCCCCCACCTTTGATCCGTCGGACTACACCAAGCCGTTCCCCGTGTCCGATTTCGGTGACGGTCTGGACGGCCCCGGCCTCCTGCCCTTCCGCGTGGCTGATTTCGACGCCATTGCCGCCGCAGGCATTATCCCGGCAGGCTATACCAACAATGCCGGTGCCGCCTGGAAGGTGGGCGAAGAAACCATCGGTGCCTACGGCGAGATCAATGCCGAATTTGACATCGCCGGTATGCCGCTGCGCACCAATGCGGGCTTGCGGTACGTCAAGACCAATGTGACCTCTCAGGCTCTGGTCAGCGGCACGCCGGTTGAGGTCAATGTCTCCTATGACAACTACCTGCCGTCGATCAATGCCGCCCTTGATGTCCGCAGCGATCTGGTGGTACGCGCTTCCTATGGCCGCAGCATGACCCGTCCGGGCCTGAGCACCCTGAACATCGCAGGACCTGTGTTTGGTTACACCACCCGCACGGTCGGCAATGTCGGCAACCCGTCGCTTAAGCCCTATGAGTCCAATGACCTTGATCTGGGTGTCGAGTGGTACTTCGGCAGCGAAGGCCTTCTGGCTTTGACCGTGTTCAACAAAGACATCGTGCGCTCATTGCGGACGGATGTCGTCACCCAGATGATCGATCCGTCGTTCTGGCCCGCCATCTATGCCGATCCGCTCTATGACACGTCCTATAATGCCGACCCGGCGGCCGTGCCCTATACCTTCACCATCCCGGTCAACAATGATGACGGCAATAACGTCAAGGGCTTTGAAATCACCTATAACCAGCCCTTTACCTTCCTGCCGGGGATTTGGTCGAACTTCGGGGTCGCCTCCAACTACACCCATGTCGAGGCCGAGGATTCGACCGGCCTGTCGCCCAATTCGTACAATATGACGCTGTACTACGACACCGAAACCTTCGGGGCCCGTCTGTCGGTCAATAAGCGCGACGACTACCTGCTGAGTGAACCGGGCGGCAACGGTCACGTTCAGGAGCGTAAATACGGCCCGACCCATGTCGATCTGGCGTCGTTCTACAATGTCACGCCCCGGCTGACCCTGACCTTTGAGGGCATCAACATTACCGATGAGGTCGAACGCATCTATGGCACCGGCGACACCGGCAGCATGGACCTGACACGCGAATATACCCACACCGGTGCCCAGTGGATCTTGGGCCTGCGTTATAAGTACTGA
- a CDS encoding FecR family protein: protein MSPDDEAVLQDWLAGDPRRRGALLRAQAGWHALSRARALGPSAEWQGGSRLPVPNLSRRRAFAVAGGLGLVAASVLAVIGLRTHETMTHTGEIRRLPMSDGSIAAMNTESRLRIDMAEAERRIELVKGEAWFKVAKNKERPFIVAAGTARVRAVGTAFSVKKLEDGVEVLVTEGTVMAWSTQDGGDERAIRLNAGDRTIISDHKPAHIRHAPDDIDDDLAWREGQIALNGKSLSEVAGEFNRYNQIKIVIQDSDLAKERLIGRLSANDPEAFSNAIQQAYGANISRTEKIILIGTKK, encoded by the coding sequence TTGTCCCCTGATGACGAGGCCGTCTTGCAAGACTGGCTGGCGGGCGATCCACGCCGTCGGGGCGCGCTGTTGCGGGCGCAGGCGGGCTGGCATGCCCTGTCACGGGCGCGGGCACTTGGGCCGTCGGCGGAATGGCAGGGGGGCTCACGGTTGCCGGTGCCTAACCTGTCCCGTCGTCGGGCTTTTGCCGTCGCGGGCGGGCTTGGGCTGGTGGCCGCCAGTGTACTGGCTGTCATCGGGCTCAGGACACATGAGACTATGACCCATACGGGAGAAATCCGCCGCCTGCCCATGAGTGACGGATCAATCGCCGCTATGAACACCGAAAGCCGGTTGCGCATCGACATGGCCGAGGCTGAGCGCCGCATCGAACTGGTCAAGGGCGAAGCGTGGTTCAAGGTCGCCAAAAACAAAGAGCGGCCCTTTATTGTCGCGGCCGGCACCGCCCGCGTCAGGGCGGTCGGCACGGCTTTTTCGGTCAAGAAGCTTGAGGACGGCGTTGAGGTTCTGGTGACCGAAGGCACGGTCATGGCCTGGTCCACCCAAGATGGCGGCGATGAGCGGGCGATACGGCTGAATGCCGGTGACCGCACGATCATCAGCGATCATAAGCCCGCGCACATTCGCCACGCCCCCGATGATATTGACGACGATCTGGCCTGGCGTGAAGGCCAGATTGCCCTGAACGGCAAGAGCCTGTCAGAGGTGGCGGGCGAGTTCAATCGCTACAACCAGATCAAGATTGTCATTCAGGACAGTGATCTGGCCAAAGAGCGCCTGATTGGCCGCTTAAGCGCCAATGATCCGGAGGCGTTTTCCAATGCGATCCAGCAAGCTTATGGTGCTAACATAAGCCGAACCGAAAAAATAATCCTCATAGGGACAAAAAAATGA
- a CDS encoding RNA polymerase sigma factor — protein sequence MVSAPGHIVSWVGTQILPHEADVRRWLLRARLGRDDIEDILQESYCRMAELISVDHISSPRAYFFTVARNIALMRLRRARIVSMESVDEIDRLEISSDLPSPEQVTVARSDLARLKRVIAGLPTRCRQIFEMRRIEGLPQKEIARIMGLSEHIVENDAAKALRLIMKEIASEDSRFQPQKEFKRGTDAGRN from the coding sequence ATGGTTTCTGCGCCGGGACACATTGTAAGCTGGGTAGGTACTCAGATTTTGCCGCATGAGGCTGATGTGCGACGTTGGCTGCTGCGCGCCCGTTTGGGACGCGATGACATCGAAGACATCCTTCAGGAATCCTACTGCCGGATGGCGGAACTGATAAGCGTGGATCACATTTCGTCGCCGCGAGCCTATTTTTTTACGGTCGCCCGGAACATCGCCCTGATGCGCTTAAGGCGTGCGCGGATCGTGAGCATGGAGTCGGTGGATGAAATCGACCGGCTGGAGATCAGCAGCGATCTGCCCTCGCCGGAGCAGGTGACGGTGGCCCGGTCAGATCTGGCCCGTCTTAAGCGGGTGATCGCAGGCCTGCCGACACGCTGCCGCCAGATATTTGAGATGCGCCGGATTGAAGGCCTGCCTCAAAAGGAAATCGCCCGGATCATGGGCCTGAGTGAACATATTGTTGAAAATGATGCGGCCAAGGCCCTTCGGCTTATCATGAAAGAGATAGCGTCCGAGGACAGCCGTTTCCAACCCCAAAAGGAGTTTAAGCGTGGCACCGACGCCGGTCGAAACTAG
- a CDS encoding LacI family DNA-binding transcriptional regulator, producing MTGKRPTSFDIAALAGVSQATVSRALSQGGVVSEAVRQRVVDAAAQLNYTVDVNARKLRSKKINTIAVLISEDMEKSDSPINPFFMPLIGSILKYAGSKGYDVLVSLQKQSDNWGSDYGHARRADGIIFLGYNDYDTYTKKVAVLGEMGEPWVLWGPVIPEHPNLVIGSDNEGGAYSAVKHLIGLGRRRIAFLGEPSASHLEYKERFEGYVRALTEAGITPDPELMIDCFISREDGVAAIERLMSEGVAFDAVFAVADLLAVGAIQQLLRAGRSVPKDVSVMGFDDLWVCTCTSPMLSTVRQDTTEAAHVLVDALDVLISGHPVELKRIPTQLIIRESCGG from the coding sequence ATGACCGGAAAACGGCCAACGTCTTTTGATATAGCGGCCCTTGCGGGGGTTTCTCAGGCGACGGTGTCGCGCGCGCTCAGTCAGGGCGGGGTGGTCAGTGAGGCGGTGCGCCAGCGCGTGGTCGATGCCGCCGCACAATTGAATTACACCGTCGATGTCAATGCCCGAAAACTGCGCTCCAAAAAGATCAACACGATCGCGGTGCTGATTTCCGAGGATATGGAAAAATCCGATAGCCCGATCAATCCGTTCTTTATGCCGCTGATCGGATCGATCCTGAAATATGCCGGATCAAAAGGCTATGACGTGCTGGTGTCGCTTCAGAAACAAAGTGATAACTGGGGCTCGGATTACGGCCATGCGCGCCGGGCCGATGGCATCATTTTCCTGGGCTACAACGATTATGATACCTACACCAAAAAGGTCGCGGTGCTTGGGGAAATGGGGGAGCCGTGGGTGCTGTGGGGGCCGGTCATCCCTGAACACCCCAATCTGGTCATCGGCTCTGATAACGAAGGCGGGGCCTATAGCGCGGTCAAGCACCTGATCGGTCTGGGGCGTCGCCGGATTGCCTTTCTGGGCGAGCCATCGGCCAGTCATCTGGAATATAAGGAACGCTTTGAAGGCTATGTCCGCGCTTTGACCGAGGCCGGGATTACACCAGACCCGGAACTGATGATCGACTGCTTTATTTCGCGTGAGGACGGTGTGGCGGCGATTGAGCGCCTGATGTCGGAAGGCGTCGCGTTTGATGCGGTGTTTGCTGTAGCTGACCTTCTGGCGGTGGGGGCCATCCAGCAATTGCTGCGGGCCGGACGGTCAGTGCCAAAGGACGTGTCGGTGATGGGTTTTGACGACCTGTGGGTCTGCACCTGCACCAGCCCGATGCTGTCGACCGTGCGGCAGGATACGACCGAGGCCGCCCATGTGCTGGTCGATGCGCTGGATGTGCTGATCAGCGGTCACCCGGTAGAGTTAAAACGCATCCCAACTCAGTTGATCATTCGGGAATCCTGCGGGGGATAG